From Patescibacteria group bacterium, a single genomic window includes:
- a CDS encoding glycosyl transferase gives MLKHKNPPHPHVSVVIPAFNEAKNIHQTLESILNQTYQDFELIVVDNNSTDNTAEIAGRYGAKVIYEPKKGVTHARQAGFLAAKGEIIVSTDADAIHPPDWIERIVKILDSDRSLVAVGGIAYLHSGPLSARLVARYLFYPFLVIDKLLSGGWNLSGFSMAVRKDAFLRTGGFDPNLQIGEDIDLSKKLRKLGKVILRRDIVSTVSGRRYKRGLLKGILDYLPSTVMRIFFRRVAFNTFKDVREE, from the coding sequence ATGCTCAAACACAAAAATCCTCCCCATCCTCACGTTTCAGTTGTTATACCAGCTTTTAATGAGGCAAAGAATATTCATCAAACGCTTGAAAGTATACTAAATCAAACATATCAAGATTTTGAGCTGATAGTTGTTGATAACAACTCAACAGATAATACAGCTGAAATCGCAGGCAGATATGGAGCTAAAGTGATTTATGAACCTAAAAAAGGTGTGACTCATGCAAGGCAGGCTGGATTTTTAGCCGCAAAAGGAGAAATTATTGTCTCAACAGACGCAGACGCTATTCATCCTCCTGATTGGATTGAGCGGATTGTAAAAATACTAGATAGCGATCGATCTTTAGTAGCAGTTGGTGGTATTGCTTATCTTCATTCAGGTCCTCTTTCGGCTCGTTTGGTAGCAAGATATCTTTTTTATCCATTTTTGGTAATTGATAAACTCCTTTCAGGCGGGTGGAATCTTTCGGGATTTAGTATGGCAGTGAGAAAAGATGCATTTTTACGAACAGGAGGATTTGATCCTAATCTTCAAATTGGAGAAGATATTGATCTTTCAAAAAAACTGCGTAAATTAGGAAAGGTAATCCTAAGACGAGATATTGTCTCAACTGTCTCAGGCAGGCGTTACAAAAGAGGTCTTCTTAAAGGGATTTTGGATTATCTTCCAAGTACAGTTATGAGAATTTTTTTTCGAAGAGTTGCTTTTAATACTTTTAAAGATGTACGAGAAGAGTAA
- a CDS encoding glycosyl transferase family 1, which produces MKIGFFTEGYYPQLNGVAVSVDECAQALERRGHEVYIVAPKYPGVKDKKKVIRITSIKYPENPEIRLATFLPSKSLLQASKIDFDIVHGHSGGPLTLLGWEIARLKRVPFLVTYHTLWNSYLHYILKGKIIKPKMVEVASRIFGNLCDTIVVPTKKVREELISYGVEKPIKVIPNGIDLNRFQNGDSKWLSSRFAFDPQAKIVLYVGRLGKEKSVDYLLKAFKKLQEISSENVLLVIVGDGVEKSRLKELAKKLGIQQSVIFTGGIENAFLPHVYASADVFVFASKTETQGMVILEAMASGLPVVTVYDDAYMDMVKDGTNGFLVKGSPSIFAEYVNKILTDASLRKKFSKKAQEEVKKYAIDTIAEQLEILYKELIAKNSKKVDSPFRNLTKYLLLQD; this is translated from the coding sequence ATGAAAATTGGATTTTTTACAGAGGGATATTATCCTCAACTCAACGGTGTGGCAGTCTCGGTTGATGAATGCGCACAAGCACTTGAGAGACGAGGGCATGAGGTATACATTGTTGCTCCTAAATATCCAGGAGTAAAAGACAAGAAAAAAGTTATACGCATCACATCAATTAAGTATCCTGAAAATCCCGAGATCCGTTTGGCGACATTTTTGCCTTCAAAATCACTTTTACAAGCATCGAAAATTGATTTTGATATTGTTCATGGACACTCAGGAGGTCCTTTAACGCTTCTTGGATGGGAAATTGCCAGACTTAAAAGAGTACCATTTTTGGTTACATATCATACTCTGTGGAATAGTTATTTGCATTATATATTAAAAGGAAAAATAATTAAGCCAAAGATGGTTGAGGTAGCGAGCAGAATTTTTGGCAATCTCTGCGATACTATTGTTGTACCTACTAAAAAAGTTAGAGAGGAGCTTATTTCCTATGGCGTAGAAAAGCCGATTAAAGTTATTCCCAATGGAATTGATCTTAATCGCTTCCAAAATGGAGACAGTAAATGGCTTAGCAGTCGTTTTGCTTTTGATCCTCAGGCAAAAATTGTGCTCTATGTTGGAAGACTTGGAAAAGAGAAATCAGTTGATTATTTGCTGAAAGCTTTCAAGAAATTGCAAGAGATCTCCTCAGAAAATGTTCTTTTGGTCATTGTGGGAGATGGTGTTGAAAAATCAAGACTTAAAGAGCTTGCTAAAAAACTGGGTATACAGCAATCAGTTATCTTTACAGGAGGAATTGAGAACGCATTTCTTCCGCATGTATATGCGAGTGCTGATGTATTCGTGTTTGCTTCCAAAACAGAAACACAAGGCATGGTTATTTTAGAAGCAATGGCTTCAGGCTTGCCAGTAGTTACTGTCTATGATGATGCCTATATGGATATGGTAAAAGATGGAACAAATGGTTTTCTAGTAAAAGGGTCACCTTCTATATTTGCTGAGTATGTGAATAAAATCCTTACTGATGCTTCACTAAGAAAAAAATTCTCAAAGAAAGCGCAGGAAGAAGTAAAAAAATATGCAATTGATACAATAGCAGAACAACTTGAAATACTCTACAAAGAGCTTATTGCGAAAAACTCGAAAAAAGTTGACTCTCCCTTCAGAAATTTAACGAAATATCTCTTATTGCAAGATTGA
- a CDS encoding DNA mismatch repair protein MutT yields the protein MEPRDAYKYCLICGGKLKKSTECVICTQCGYRIYFNPAPANAVIIENDKGDILLVRRGVEPQKGFWDLPGGFIKPHETFEESVRREIREELGCELKNIKFISALPNTYPFQGVNIPTLDIFASAELVTYELSASDDIDSFQFFSPTEIPFDEIAFESTKRAIKEYLTRG from the coding sequence GTGGAGCCGCGGGATGCTTATAAATATTGTCTCATTTGTGGAGGAAAGCTCAAAAAATCAACTGAGTGCGTGATATGCACGCAGTGTGGTTATCGTATATATTTTAATCCTGCACCTGCTAACGCAGTTATCATTGAAAATGATAAAGGTGATATTCTACTTGTGAGACGGGGTGTTGAACCTCAAAAGGGATTTTGGGATTTGCCCGGAGGATTTATCAAACCACATGAAACATTTGAGGAATCAGTAAGAAGAGAGATTAGAGAAGAACTAGGCTGTGAGTTGAAAAACATAAAATTTATTAGTGCTCTACCCAATACTTATCCTTTTCAAGGAGTGAATATCCCAACTCTTGATATTTTTGCAAGCGCTGAATTGGTAACTTATGAGCTTAGCGCATCTGATGATATTGATTCTTTTCAATTTTTTTCTCCTACTGAAATTCCTTTTGATGAGATAGCTTTTGAAAGTACAAAAAGAGCTATTAAGGAATATCTTACAAGAGGATAG